The DNA segment ATTTTTTCTTTTTTCTTCAGCACGATTTCCCAGGTGCTCTTCAACCACTGCGTTATCTTGCAAGATAGGTTCTTCTGTTATTGCGTTTTCGCTTTCAGGAGAAGAATTTTGGATAGGCTCTAATTCTGCTGTTTCTGGGATGGCTTTTTTATCTCTAATTTTCAAACTTTCCATCAGTAATCCGATTGCAGTAGCATATTCCGGACCTTTTAAGAGTTGACTCTTGTCATTGACCACATATTCATTGGCAAAACCGATTCTGCTGTCGAAACCTGTAGTGTAATTTGCTAATTGTCGAAGATGCCGAAGGTTTGATCCACCACCTGTTAGAACGATTCCAGCGATTAATTTTTTCTTTTGTTCGAAAGCACCGTATGCTTTCAATTCTGTGTTTACCATTTCCAAAATTTCTTCCACTCTAGCATTAACGATCTGTGCTAAAGTTTTTAATGAAATTTCTTTATCAGGTCTTCCGTGTAATCCTGGAATGGTAACGAAAGTGGTGTCTTTTTCTAATTCAGGAACCGCAGATCCAAAATTCACTTTCAGTTTTTCTGCGTGTTTTTCGATGATTGAACAACCTTCTTTAATGTCGTCGGTAATAATGCCACCACCATAAGGAATGACGCATGTATGGCGAATAATATTGTCTTTGAATATCGCAATATCTGTTGTGCCACCACCGATATCTACGATCGCAACTCCAGCTTCTTTTTCTTC comes from the Chryseobacterium sp. SNU WT5 genome and includes:
- the ftsA gene encoding cell division protein FtsA, with product MENNEYSVGLDIGTTKIVAIVGRRNAHGKIEVLGVGTAKSLGVHKGIVNNISQTIQSIKAAIAQAQSSSGVPIHHVTVGIAGKHIRSLQHSDYIMRENPDQFITDEDIEKLKDQVKQLVMLPGEEIIHVLPQEYKVDSQGEIQEPVGMHGTRLEANFHVVVGQMGSIRNIARCVREAGLEMEALTLEPLASSEAVLTKEEKEAGVAIVDIGGGTTDIAIFKDNIIRHTCVIPYGGGIITDDIKEGCSIIEKHAEKLKVNFGSAVPELEKDTTFVTIPGLHGRPDKEISLKTLAQIVNARVEEILEMVNTELKAYGAFEQKKKLIAGIVLTGGGSNLRHLRQLANYTTGFDSRIGFANEYVVNDKSQLLKGPEYATAIGLLMESLKIRDKKAIPETAELEPIQNSSPESENAITEEPILQDNAVVEEHLGNRAEEKRKNKLTIGQKIMESVKKFFEEVE